The Candidatus Nanogingivalaceae bacterium DNA segment CAGTTCGAGTTGTGGCGCCAATAACTGTAAAATGCGGCAAATCCAGCCGAACCGAGCGTGCGGCCGGCCCTTTACCAATCACAATATCAAGTTTAAAATCTTCCATTGCAGAATAGAGAATCTCTTCAACAGCACGCGGCATGCGATGAATTTCATCAATAAAAAGAATATCGCCATCTTGTAAATTCGTCACAATCGAAGCTAAATCTCCCGCTTTTTCGATTGCCGGACCAGATGTAATTCGAATATTCGCGCCCATTTCACGCGCAATAACATTTGCCATTGTAGTTTTTCCTAGTCCTGGCGGACCATAAAGTAAGACGTGATCAATACTTTCACCACGTTTTTTTGCCGCGTCAATCGCAAGCTTTAAATTCTTTTTCAATCGCTCCTGACCGATATATTCATCAAAATTCGTTGGACGCAAAGAAATCTCCACCTGCTGCTCTTGCGGTTCGTCATCGTGTAAGTTTGCATCAATAATTCTTTCAATAGCCATTGCTTATATTATACCACGACTTGACAAAAATAGAAAAATTTGTTATAATTCTATTCAGTATTCCTTTTTGGAATAAGAATTTTATACTTAGGAGGCTCTTAATATGGGCAACTTACATTTAATCAAAGGTGACGTTGACATTTTCAAGAATGCTGTAAAAGCAGCACGTGGTGATGAAGAAATGGCAAAAGAAAACTTAACTAAAGATATTTTCAAATATGCCAGGGCTATCTCTAGACACGTGTTTAATAAAAAAACACATAGAAGCTACCTCTATCACATAGATAATCTGGATGTCACTAACGGTTTTGGGGATGAGCCTGTTGCGGTTCTTGTAGAAACCAAAGACTGTTTTGCTATAAATAAAAATGGTGACATTTATAGCAAAACTAGCAGTAATAAATACGGTTTCAAGAAGGTAAATGAAGCAGATCTTCTCAGCTTAGCTGGAGAACAAATCGGATTCTTATATAAAGCGCTTCATAATCTCCTACGAGAAGTTGTAACCTTCCGTAAAAATTAAAATAGTCGCACGAAATGTGCGGCTTTTTTCTTTTTAAATTAAATTCCAGCTTTCAATGCCAAAGTAATGCGTTCTTCTGTTGGTAAATCACGCGGGATTTGCTCTAATGCTTTTGTTGCATCGTTCAAGTTAAATCCAAGCGCAATAAGCGCCTCTAAAGCCTCATCTGAAGCCAAGCTAATATTATCGCCAACTCCATCGGGTTTCGAAATCGCCATTCCAACTTTATCTTTTAAATCTAAAATTACGCGCTCGGCCGATTTTTTACCAACGCCAGCAGCTTTTTGAATAAATTTCGCATCTTCACAGGCAATTGCGTTTCGAACTTCTTCGGTTTCACCCAAGCTCATAATGGCAATTCCAGCTCTTGGCCCAACACCTTGAACAGTAATCAACAATTCAAAAAGTTTTTTAGCCGCCAAACTTGAAAAGCCAAATAATTCCTGGCTTCTATCAGTAATATTATGATAAGTATAAAATTTAATCTGCTCGTTTAAAACCGCCCGTTCGAATTCTCCTACGGGAACAATAACTTCATAGCCAACACCAGAAACATCAACAATCACGCTCCCTGCAAATTTTTCAGCAATTTTTCCAGAAATATGTGCAATCATTGTTTAATTTTACCATAATTATTTTAGTTTTTAAATACGCGTCATATAAAAATGCGTAATTGCGGCAGCAAGCGCATCGGCTGCGTCATCCGGCTTTGGCACTTCTACTAGATTCAAAGTTGAACGCACCATTTCTTGCATTTGTTTTTTGTTTGCACCGCCATACCCAGTTAAAGTTTGCTTAATTTGATTTGGCGTATATTCAGCGATTGGAATTTTCGATTGTTGAGCTACTAAAATCGCCACACCTCGAGCCTGTGCGACCGAAATTGCCGTCGTTACGTTTTTCGAAAAGAATAGTTTCTCAATTGAAACCTCATCTGGCTTAGTTTCTTCAATAATCTCTTTTAAGCCGTTATAGATCTCCTCTAGTCGAATTTCAATTGGCGTGTGTGCAGGAGTTGAAATAACCCCTCCTGTAATCATTTTTAACGGTTTTCCAATCTGGCAATCTACAACGCCAAACCCTAAAATTCCTGTTCCTGGGTCGATACCTAAAATTCGCCGTTTTTTCATTTTTTACCTTTCATTAATTTTGCAAAAATATCTCTTCTAAACTCGAAAAATAAAATTGCTAAAAATATCAAAATAATTACAGCAATAGCCCACCAACCCGTAAATTCAGCCTGTTTCGATTCTTTTTCATCTTTTTCGACTTCATTATTTGCGCCGTTGTTTTTAACTATTTTTCTACAACGATTTGTTTCAGTGTTGCGCTCGTAGCCATCTTTGCACGGCGTTATTTCTTTTTTCGCATCTGAACTATTTTTTCGACATCGATTTGTGATAGGATTACGCGTATAGCCCGGCGCACAAACCGCCAGCTCTTTCGAAGAACTTGCCAGTGTTGCA contains these protein-coding regions:
- the ruvC gene encoding crossover junction endodeoxyribonuclease RuvC, which translates into the protein MKKRRILGIDPGTGILGFGVVDCQIGKPLKMITGGVISTPAHTPIEIRLEEIYNGLKEIIEETKPDEVSIEKLFFSKNVTTAISVAQARGVAILVAQQSKIPIAEYTPNQIKQTLTGYGGANKKQMQEMVRSTLNLVEVPKPDDAADALAAAITHFYMTRI
- the ruvA gene encoding Holliday junction branch migration protein RuvA, which encodes MIAHISGKIAEKFAGSVIVDVSGVGYEVIVPVGEFERAVLNEQIKFYTYHNITDRSQELFGFSSLAAKKLFELLITVQGVGPRAGIAIMSLGETEEVRNAIACEDAKFIQKAAGVGKKSAERVILDLKDKVGMAISKPDGVGDNISLASDEALEALIALGFNLNDATKALEQIPRDLPTEERITLALKAGI